tgtaaatagTTTATTATACACAATCACTACcacaaaatgatataaaatggagcatgcatatataaaccaataaatatttcatggtcaatttacaatattaaaaatataattcatatatataaatgattgtTCAATTtcttattgaaaaagaaaaaagagaaaatattgtttaaataaaaaaaaatgtaaaatagataCAAGTAGTATGAGACCTGATTGAGAACTAAATAGGATATCCTGCacagaaaatatcaaaatttgcaAGAAATATGCTGCAATGGCCAATTGAGAAAATAAAGGCAAGTGCGAAATATTGTGCCCAACATGTTTGTTATATCGTTCGAGAACCAGAAGGACAGAGAGAGAGTCCTGGAGGGGAAGCCGTGGCTGTTCGATAACCAACtgtttgttttgaagttgtttgaTGGCTTAACCCCCCCGCGGAAAATGAACTTTGATTTCGAGGAGTTCTGGGTACACCTAAACAATCTACCTTTAGCATGTATGTCAAGAGAAGTGGGAATGCAGATTGGAGCTACGGTTGGAAATGTAAAAGGCGTGGATATAAGGGAGGATGGAATAGGATGGGGAAGCTATCTAAGGGTTAAGATAGAAATAGACCTGAGAAAGAAAATCTCAAGGGGTCGAATAGCTAATGTAATGGGCAACAAATTGTGGATTCCGTTGAGCTATGAGAAGCTCCCTAAAGTGTGCTTTAAATGCGGCAAGATCTTTCATGGGGGTGAGGGTTGTCTTGAGACGGAAGGTAATAATGATAAACTTCAATATGGGGTATGGCTTAGAGCTAGCTATTTGGGAAGGGGAAAGTCTTCAGAGTCTTCGAGCAATAAGATTAGCGGGAATATGAGTGAGAGCGAGGGTGAGTTTAATCATACCATTGGGTCTTTGGGAGAAAAGGAGTTGGGAGACGGGGGGAATGAGTCTCAGGCAGTGAAGGGAAAGGGTGCA
This window of the Juglans regia cultivar Chandler chromosome 12, Walnut 2.0, whole genome shotgun sequence genome carries:
- the LOC118344020 gene encoding uncharacterized protein LOC118344020 encodes the protein MFVISFENQKDRERVLEGKPWLFDNQLFVLKLFDGLTPPRKMNFDFEEFWVHLNNLPLACMSREVGMQIGATVGNVKGVDIREDGIGWGSYLRVKIEIDLRKKISRGRIANVMGNKLWIPLSYEKLPKVCFKCGKIFHGGEGCLETEGNNDKLQYGVWLRASYLGRGKSSESSSNKISGNMSESEGEFNHTIGSLGEKELGDGGNESQAVKGKGAQQVFDKNSGTGERTEGAGRSGKTVEDCGVVTRLQQLEHDKEMSENYGGEDRRRWKRRARGAVTKDTRDSFLGGKRKLRSEKPGDNSKGATKKGKACMEEGVSKHDVMLVEAASQLHQQQ